Proteins encoded within one genomic window of Rossellomorea vietnamensis:
- a CDS encoding sensor histidine kinase, with the protein MIHGWYTRLATLVSLGMAIILCMLSPIYNNPYCVHDLRMIPFVLGILYGGPFTGLALLAVLLVSRTMIYSWSMVAFVIYAVIYLLTVIGMKWFDFNRLSSRKKIIFSVVLFTVHSIVAALIAKAMTVFVIDESYLINFIFLPSLGMLILTYICETLLKQIQIKQALVKIEKMEVLAQLAASISHEVKNPLTVIKGFLRLLHQENLPVGKREQYLTIASSELNRAEEIINDYLTFAKPDPDQVENISVSEQLHKLADMVEPLSNQQSVLVHKQIEDASIVGNTRSFQQAFLNIMKNAIESMPDGGTLTILSKVQKGTVSISITDTGVGMTPDQQERLGEPYFSTKEKGTGLGLMVSYRIIEAMRGVITVESRVGKGTGFQIVFTVDQVKDPSSI; encoded by the coding sequence ATGATACACGGTTGGTATACAAGGCTCGCAACCCTTGTTTCTTTAGGTATGGCCATTATTCTGTGCATGCTTTCCCCCATATACAATAACCCCTACTGTGTCCACGATCTCAGGATGATCCCGTTTGTTCTCGGCATTCTGTATGGGGGGCCATTTACAGGTCTCGCATTGCTCGCTGTCTTATTGGTATCCAGGACGATGATCTACAGTTGGAGTATGGTGGCATTCGTGATATATGCCGTGATCTACCTCTTGACGGTCATCGGGATGAAATGGTTCGATTTCAACCGGTTATCAAGCCGGAAGAAGATTATATTCTCTGTAGTGCTTTTTACAGTTCATTCCATCGTAGCAGCTCTTATTGCGAAAGCGATGACTGTGTTTGTGATCGACGAAAGCTATCTGATAAATTTTATTTTCCTCCCTTCCCTGGGCATGCTGATCCTGACATACATATGTGAGACGTTGCTGAAACAGATTCAAATCAAACAGGCACTTGTGAAAATAGAAAAGATGGAAGTACTCGCACAACTGGCCGCCAGCATTTCCCATGAGGTGAAAAATCCTTTAACGGTGATCAAGGGTTTCCTGAGGCTTCTCCATCAGGAAAATCTTCCTGTAGGGAAAAGGGAACAATATCTAACGATCGCATCATCCGAACTGAACCGGGCAGAAGAAATCATCAACGATTATCTGACGTTTGCCAAACCGGATCCGGATCAAGTGGAGAACATCTCCGTTTCGGAGCAGCTGCATAAGCTCGCCGACATGGTTGAGCCCTTGAGCAATCAACAATCGGTGCTCGTACATAAACAGATCGAGGATGCCTCCATCGTAGGGAACACCCGCAGTTTCCAACAGGCCTTTCTCAACATCATGAAAAACGCCATTGAATCCATGCCTGATGGGGGCACACTCACCATTCTTTCGAAGGTCCAAAAAGGGACCGTAAGCATTTCCATCACTGATACCGGCGTCGGAATGACCCCGGATCAACAAGAGAGACTTGGCGAACCTTATTTCTCTACGAAGGAAAAGGGAACGGGCCTCGGGCTGATGGTTTCTTACCGGATCATCGAGGCCATGAGGGGTGTCATTACCGTGGAGAGCCGAGTGGGTAAGGGCACTGGTTTTCAGATTGTGTTTACGGTGGATCAAGTGAAGGACCCTTCATCTATTTAG